In Streptomyces zhihengii, a single genomic region encodes these proteins:
- a CDS encoding phosphoribosyltransferase, whose protein sequence is MSGSTARRLFRGTGPFELTEPVLERALDELAAAIAPSGEVSIVIAVANGGTIPGAGLAGRLTVPLTHIHAKHNRTDAIHTQATGNVAVAFPDGFPDALSGRVLLVDDICGSGATFDAVTAALAPRLTTGARIETVALCRNAGADREPDWAAYTVDDWVVFPWETPPAGIKLVALPAPLNGRPL, encoded by the coding sequence GTGAGCGGCTCCACGGCCCGCCGGCTCTTCCGCGGCACCGGCCCCTTCGAGTTGACCGAACCCGTGCTGGAGCGCGCTCTCGACGAGCTGGCCGCGGCCATCGCGCCAAGCGGCGAGGTCAGCATCGTCATCGCCGTGGCCAACGGCGGCACCATCCCGGGCGCCGGGCTCGCCGGACGCCTCACGGTCCCCCTCACCCACATCCACGCCAAGCACAACCGCACCGACGCCATCCACACCCAGGCCACCGGGAACGTGGCCGTCGCCTTCCCCGACGGCTTCCCGGACGCCCTGTCCGGGCGGGTCCTGCTCGTCGACGACATCTGCGGAAGCGGCGCCACCTTCGACGCCGTCACCGCCGCCCTCGCCCCGCGGCTCACGACCGGGGCCCGCATCGAGACCGTGGCCCTGTGCCGCAACGCGGGCGCGGACCGGGAACCCGACTGGGCCGCGTACACCGTCGACGACTGGGTGGTCTTCCCCTGGGAGACCCCGCCCGCCGGCATCAAGCTCGTCGCCCTGCCCGCTCCCCTGAACGGACGACCCCTGTGA
- a CDS encoding 5'-3' exonuclease, protein MGNPARLHSQVAPLLLVDGFNVLWRGHFGFPAPVFSRDKTRNLTGLFAFFALLRASVRDDLDTGPVEICVVLDGENGSADRKDADADYKANRESTPAALEPIQFLAPIKEALDGYGIGWVEIDNAEADDVIATLTDRHPDRPVRIMSADQDYYQLLHGERVKIINRSRKASARIITDSEIAERYGVTPAQWPDYRALTGDTSDNIPGVKGIGAKTAAALLAGGLTLEDLPDSGRLTGAKGAAITMGWSDVHRWRELSRMRRDVPVAWQATGNVSPLLPKPADVVEKLGLW, encoded by the coding sequence ATGGGTAATCCTGCCCGTCTGCACTCCCAGGTCGCCCCCCTGCTCCTCGTCGACGGCTTCAACGTGCTCTGGCGCGGGCACTTCGGCTTCCCCGCGCCGGTGTTCTCCCGGGACAAGACCCGCAACCTGACCGGCCTCTTCGCCTTCTTCGCGCTCCTGCGGGCCAGCGTCCGCGACGACCTGGACACCGGGCCGGTGGAGATCTGCGTCGTCCTGGACGGCGAGAACGGCAGCGCGGACCGCAAGGACGCCGACGCCGACTACAAGGCCAACCGGGAGTCCACCCCCGCAGCCCTGGAGCCCATCCAGTTCCTCGCCCCGATCAAGGAAGCCCTCGACGGGTACGGCATCGGCTGGGTCGAGATCGACAACGCCGAAGCCGACGACGTTATCGCCACTCTCACCGACCGCCACCCGGACCGTCCCGTACGGATCATGTCCGCCGACCAGGACTACTACCAGCTCCTGCACGGCGAACGAGTCAAGATCATCAACCGGTCCCGGAAGGCTTCCGCGCGGATCATCACCGACTCCGAGATCGCCGAGCGGTACGGCGTTACCCCGGCCCAGTGGCCCGACTACCGGGCCCTGACCGGCGACACGTCCGACAACATCCCCGGCGTCAAGGGCATCGGCGCCAAGACGGCCGCAGCCCTCCTAGCTGGCGGGCTCACCCTGGAGGACCTGCCCGACTCCGGGCGCCTGACCGGAGCCAAGGGAGCGGCCATCACCATGGGCTGGAGCGATGTGCATCGCTGGCGCGAACTCAGCCGGATGCGGCGGGACGTGCCCGTCGCCTGGCAGGCCACCGGCAACGTGAGCCCGCTCCTGCCCAAGCCCGCCGACGTCGTCGAGAAGCTGGGCCTGTGGTGA
- a CDS encoding DegT/DnrJ/EryC1/StrS family aminotransferase, with protein MPQHPAPVYQYSQLTADAQNALVGGGILSGQIATFNGELIPDLEARVAQLTGRAQALAVDSGSSALRMAMRGLEIRAGQEVIIPEIGWVSVGAAADMLGATVRVAPATESLTPTWAEIAPLIGPDTAAVVLVHLRGRPAPGTAEIAHHLTERGIPLIEDCAQAWGVDVEGRPAGGWGTLATFSTHSMKLIATGEGGLVVGDDPAMMALMRAIAGDTRQKTPRAVWRSKARMTELAAGLALPQVEHLPRLVEDLRALQREVHLQLAALPGLQLVPGSTDPAGNGSLVGVRAPDPDTAARISGALFHHGYRSWWPGPGDLHTAEAWPVQPERQITDHRTYFDIQIPWLPADAHKQWACTLTDLVQQSLESNR; from the coding sequence ATGCCCCAGCATCCTGCTCCGGTCTACCAGTACAGCCAGCTCACGGCCGATGCCCAGAACGCCCTCGTCGGCGGCGGCATACTGTCCGGCCAGATCGCCACGTTCAACGGGGAACTGATCCCCGACCTCGAAGCGCGCGTCGCCCAGCTCACCGGCCGCGCCCAGGCCCTCGCCGTCGACTCGGGCTCCTCCGCGCTGCGCATGGCGATGCGCGGGCTCGAGATCCGCGCCGGCCAGGAGGTGATCATCCCCGAGATCGGCTGGGTGTCCGTCGGGGCTGCCGCCGACATGCTCGGCGCCACCGTCCGCGTCGCACCGGCCACCGAATCCCTGACCCCCACGTGGGCAGAGATCGCCCCGCTCATCGGCCCGGACACCGCGGCCGTCGTCCTGGTCCATCTCCGAGGACGCCCCGCCCCCGGCACCGCGGAGATCGCCCATCACCTGACCGAACGCGGCATCCCGCTCATCGAAGACTGCGCGCAGGCGTGGGGCGTCGACGTCGAAGGCCGCCCGGCCGGCGGCTGGGGGACCCTGGCGACCTTCTCCACGCACTCCATGAAGCTCATCGCCACGGGCGAGGGTGGCCTCGTCGTCGGCGACGACCCGGCCATGATGGCCCTCATGCGGGCCATAGCGGGAGACACCCGGCAGAAGACCCCGCGCGCGGTCTGGCGGTCCAAGGCCCGGATGACCGAACTCGCCGCAGGTCTGGCCCTGCCCCAGGTGGAACACCTGCCCAGGCTCGTGGAGGACCTGCGCGCACTCCAACGGGAAGTCCACCTCCAGCTCGCGGCACTGCCCGGGCTCCAGCTCGTGCCCGGATCCACCGACCCGGCCGGGAACGGCTCGCTCGTCGGCGTCCGTGCTCCCGACCCGGACACCGCCGCACGCATCTCCGGCGCCCTCTTCCACCACGGCTACCGCAGCTGGTGGCCGGGCCCCGGTGACCTTCACACCGCTGAAGCCTGGCCCGTCCAGCCGGAGCGGCAGATCACCGACCACCGGACCTACTTCGACATCCAGATCCCCTGGCTGCCCGCGGATGCCCACAAGCAGTGGGCCTGCACCCTCACCGACCTCGTACAGCAGAGCCTGGAGAGCAACCGATGA
- the queC gene encoding 7-cyano-7-deazaguanine synthase QueC, with the protein MTGPAPRTAVLISSGGMDSAVTAYDLADQGTALILLSFNYGQRQVKELAYAARTATRLGAAHHTVDLKSVGTLLTGSALTDTSVSVPDGHYSDTTMASTVVPNRNAIMLNIAAAVAISAKADAIGFGAHAGDHTIYPDCRPLFFDKVTQSIEAGNEGLLVPGFRVLAPFLHLTKADIARRGAELKVPFEETWSCYKGGELHCGVCGTCVERREAFTLAGVVDPTAYEALSGEVGR; encoded by the coding sequence ATGACTGGACCCGCGCCGCGCACTGCGGTGCTCATCAGCTCGGGCGGCATGGACAGTGCCGTCACCGCGTACGACCTCGCCGATCAGGGCACCGCTCTGATCTTGCTGTCGTTCAACTACGGGCAGCGCCAGGTCAAGGAGCTCGCCTACGCCGCCCGGACCGCGACACGGCTCGGCGCGGCCCACCACACCGTCGACTTGAAGAGCGTGGGCACGCTGTTGACCGGCTCCGCGCTCACCGACACCTCTGTCTCGGTTCCCGACGGCCACTACAGCGACACGACGATGGCCTCGACGGTCGTCCCGAACAGAAACGCCATCATGCTGAACATCGCAGCGGCCGTCGCGATCAGCGCGAAGGCCGACGCCATCGGCTTCGGCGCCCACGCCGGCGACCACACCATCTACCCGGACTGCCGGCCGCTGTTCTTCGACAAGGTCACCCAGTCCATCGAGGCGGGCAACGAGGGGCTGCTCGTCCCGGGCTTCCGCGTCCTGGCCCCGTTCCTCCACCTGACGAAGGCGGACATCGCCCGGCGCGGCGCCGAGCTGAAGGTGCCGTTCGAGGAGACGTGGTCCTGCTACAAGGGCGGCGAACTCCACTGCGGGGTGTGCGGAACGTGCGTCGAGCGCCGCGAGGCGTTCACCCTGGCGGGCGTGGTGGACCCGACCGCGTACGAGGCCCTGTCCGGGGAGGTCGGCCGATGA
- a CDS encoding glycosyltransferase family 2 protein: MNDTLAHALGQQPNDHSRLRADFEGATGIGWHTPTPPVLAAGRAVSVVIPARNTAYALPAVLDSLAAQDTQGPVEVIVVDDGSTDDTHLIAARHPAVDTLVRLAQSEGAAAARNVGTYLASADTVLYLDSDMVLPRHALADFAARALPDTILTGFRHNVPFQPGPDGLPLVPDGPADLAADHRVTWRSAGGPLLYSGHVLPGPTTGSPLNDTDDFQKLGHGAFYLDWDLARTVVTAMVAVPRAAVVDVGGFDETFGRIGWGMEDTHLGAALIAAGCLVVPLRQAVGYHLDPPDADAQWQTKLQGWPATLAHYRGRLAASAPIGRGRAFAAAAHRLLVRAEVNGR; encoded by the coding sequence GTGAACGACACCTTGGCCCACGCCCTGGGCCAGCAGCCCAACGACCACAGCAGGCTGCGAGCCGACTTCGAAGGCGCCACCGGGATCGGCTGGCACACGCCGACACCGCCCGTCCTCGCCGCCGGCCGCGCCGTGTCGGTGGTGATCCCCGCCCGGAACACCGCCTACGCGCTCCCGGCCGTCCTTGACTCCCTCGCCGCCCAGGACACCCAGGGCCCCGTCGAGGTGATTGTGGTCGACGACGGATCCACCGACGACACCCACCTCATCGCCGCCCGGCATCCCGCCGTGGACACCTTGGTGCGCCTCGCCCAGTCGGAGGGGGCCGCGGCCGCCCGCAACGTCGGCACCTACCTGGCGAGCGCCGACACCGTCCTGTACCTCGACTCCGATATGGTCCTGCCGCGCCATGCGCTGGCCGACTTCGCCGCCCGCGCCCTGCCGGACACCATCCTCACGGGCTTCCGCCACAACGTGCCCTTCCAGCCCGGCCCAGACGGTCTGCCTCTCGTCCCCGACGGGCCGGCCGATCTCGCGGCCGACCACCGGGTCACCTGGCGCAGCGCGGGCGGACCCCTCCTCTACTCCGGGCACGTGCTGCCCGGCCCCACCACGGGCAGTCCCCTCAACGACACGGACGACTTCCAGAAGCTGGGCCACGGCGCCTTCTACCTCGACTGGGACCTCGCCCGAACCGTCGTGACGGCGATGGTCGCCGTTCCCCGCGCCGCGGTCGTCGATGTCGGCGGCTTCGACGAGACGTTCGGCCGCATCGGCTGGGGCATGGAGGACACCCACCTCGGCGCCGCCCTCATCGCGGCCGGGTGTCTCGTCGTCCCGCTGCGCCAGGCGGTTGGCTACCACCTCGACCCCCCGGACGCCGACGCCCAGTGGCAGACCAAACTCCAGGGCTGGCCGGCCACCCTCGCCCACTACCGCGGCAGGCTGGCCGCTTCGGCGCCCATCGGCCGCGGACGGGCCTTCGCGGCCGCCGCCCACCGGCTGCTGGTACGGGCGGAGGTGAACGGCCGATGA
- a CDS encoding 6-pyruvoyl trahydropterin synthase family protein yields MSAVRGWTRIGKQFQFHAAHQLLSLPEGHKCRREHGHTYTVEVVWTAQVLTGPGFVTDFANFGPFKRFIDDHLDHQNLNKVLEIEPTSENLARLLAEWLIEQLEPVIEGQLVSVSVSESPSSWATFEVARG; encoded by the coding sequence ATGAGCGCGGTGCGGGGCTGGACCCGGATCGGCAAGCAGTTCCAGTTCCATGCCGCGCATCAGCTGCTGAGCCTGCCGGAGGGTCACAAGTGCAGGCGCGAGCACGGCCACACCTACACCGTCGAGGTCGTCTGGACCGCCCAGGTGCTGACCGGGCCCGGGTTCGTGACGGACTTCGCGAACTTCGGGCCGTTCAAGCGGTTCATCGACGACCACCTGGATCACCAGAACCTGAACAAGGTCCTGGAGATCGAGCCGACGTCGGAGAACCTGGCCCGGCTCCTCGCCGAGTGGCTCATCGAGCAGCTGGAGCCGGTCATCGAGGGCCAGCTCGTGAGCGTGAGCGTGTCGGAGTCCCCGTCCTCCTGGGCGACGTTTGAGGTGGCACGCGGATGA
- a CDS encoding radical SAM protein, with product MTVRAFSTRVLGGKSLVYDPATELTHLAPQVLASGRCWLDGTQVVAWQPVFQRQVATAVPFNVCWSPLVRCNLECPQCLDDKTVQELRSADRARIARILATSGTLGLDISGGEPLLLRDLTALGRTLRSAGAVVSCTTNGWHLARRAPELVGVFDAIRVSLDGPTAATHDRWRGTGSFGRACEGVRAAVRAGLPVQLHFVVMQSTADGMQQMANLAARLGAGGVTFLQMLPIGDGRALRDTQMLSDAQARTRLDAVTPPPGVRVRLRTREIADAFTVVRADGKVWRNTDQANEISALRRLTRAEDLHLPVPVLQGSTP from the coding sequence ATGACCGTTCGCGCCTTCTCGACCCGCGTCCTGGGCGGAAAGAGCCTGGTGTACGACCCGGCCACCGAGCTGACCCACCTGGCGCCGCAGGTGCTGGCCTCTGGGCGCTGCTGGCTCGACGGCACGCAGGTCGTGGCATGGCAGCCCGTCTTCCAGCGGCAGGTCGCCACGGCCGTGCCGTTCAACGTCTGCTGGTCGCCGCTCGTCCGGTGCAACCTGGAGTGCCCGCAGTGCCTGGACGACAAGACCGTCCAGGAGCTGCGGAGCGCTGACCGGGCCAGGATCGCCAGGATCCTTGCCACCAGCGGCACCCTCGGCCTGGACATTTCCGGGGGCGAGCCGCTGCTCCTGAGGGACCTGACAGCGCTCGGCCGGACCCTGCGCTCTGCAGGTGCCGTCGTCAGCTGCACCACCAACGGCTGGCACCTCGCGCGGCGCGCCCCCGAACTCGTCGGGGTCTTCGACGCGATCCGCGTCAGCCTGGACGGGCCCACCGCGGCGACGCACGACCGCTGGCGCGGCACGGGAAGTTTCGGTCGGGCCTGCGAGGGAGTCCGGGCCGCCGTTCGGGCCGGCCTTCCGGTGCAGCTCCACTTCGTCGTGATGCAGTCCACGGCCGACGGCATGCAGCAGATGGCCAACCTCGCCGCCCGGCTCGGCGCCGGCGGGGTCACCTTCCTGCAGATGCTGCCCATCGGCGATGGCCGGGCCCTGCGCGATACGCAGATGCTCTCCGACGCCCAGGCACGCACCCGTCTCGATGCGGTGACCCCGCCGCCCGGGGTACGGGTCCGGCTGCGGACCAGGGAGATCGCCGACGCGTTCACCGTCGTCCGCGCCGACGGCAAGGTCTGGCGCAACACGGACCAGGCCAACGAGATCAGCGCGCTGCGCCGCCTGACCCGTGCCGAGGACCTCCACTTGCCCGTTCCCGTCCTGCAAGGGAGCACACCGTGA
- a CDS encoding glycosyltransferase family 4 protein: MNPNPRLSVLLVLASWQVDAPAGIERATAALAAGLAEAGHHVVIATGAPQPADQALPGVTVEPLDLGVTFPCSDTTLRDAITAGADKLQARLRDITEQHRTDTIVFTDALWGLGRLDVDLPLGIRRILAVHVLPHAEDMRPALALADTVIVPSEFVRFEAQQAGWPTSSWHVVPNALLREIDPPPLTERLALREDGPIRVLARLGTEKGVLPLLTAAACLPSGRPLHVQLAAAAFESADGSQETLLGRCRDLADRADHITLTTGTLPWDEVPLWLSEAALVIVPSLRETFGLVALEAMSVGAPVIAYRTGNLPALLQDGIATRGLLGELMHGPNALLRLAQRLLADPIAYGRTSEAMYHLSQDYRPLRIAQLFVKAVS, translated from the coding sequence GTGAACCCGAACCCCCGCCTCAGCGTGCTGCTGGTGCTCGCCTCCTGGCAGGTGGATGCCCCCGCCGGAATCGAGCGGGCGACTGCGGCGCTCGCCGCGGGCCTGGCGGAAGCCGGACACCACGTCGTGATCGCCACCGGCGCGCCCCAGCCGGCAGACCAGGCTCTGCCCGGCGTGACGGTGGAACCCCTCGATCTCGGCGTCACCTTCCCCTGCAGCGACACCACCCTGCGCGACGCGATCACCGCCGGCGCCGACAAACTCCAGGCCCGCCTCCGGGACATCACGGAGCAGCACCGCACCGACACCATCGTCTTCACCGACGCCCTGTGGGGCCTTGGCCGCCTCGACGTGGACCTGCCGCTGGGCATCCGGCGGATCCTCGCCGTACACGTCCTGCCGCACGCCGAGGACATGCGCCCGGCCCTGGCCCTCGCCGACACCGTCATCGTCCCCTCCGAGTTCGTACGGTTCGAGGCCCAGCAAGCGGGCTGGCCCACCAGCAGTTGGCACGTGGTGCCCAACGCCTTGCTCCGCGAGATCGACCCACCGCCGTTGACCGAACGACTCGCCCTGCGCGAGGACGGCCCCATCCGCGTCCTCGCCCGCCTGGGAACCGAGAAGGGAGTCCTGCCGCTGCTCACCGCCGCAGCCTGCCTGCCTTCCGGCCGGCCGCTGCACGTGCAGCTCGCCGCAGCCGCCTTCGAGAGCGCCGACGGCTCACAGGAGACGCTGCTGGGCCGGTGCCGCGACTTGGCCGACAGGGCCGACCACATCACGCTCACCACCGGCACGCTGCCCTGGGACGAGGTTCCCCTCTGGCTCTCCGAGGCCGCCCTGGTGATTGTTCCCTCACTGCGGGAGACCTTCGGACTCGTCGCGCTGGAAGCCATGAGCGTCGGGGCTCCGGTCATCGCCTACCGGACCGGTAACCTGCCGGCCCTGCTCCAGGACGGAATCGCCACGCGGGGGTTGCTGGGCGAACTGATGCACGGCCCGAACGCGCTGCTGCGACTGGCCCAACGCCTCCTCGCCGATCCGATAGCCTACGGACGCACTTCAGAGGCCATGTACCACCTCTCGCAGGACTACAGGCCCCTCCGTATCGCCCAGCTATTCGTGAAGGCGGTGTCGTGA
- a CDS encoding PIG-L deacetylase family protein gives MAHPDDPELWAGGTLALHARTAPVIAAVQAHDTVRNAEAVAGGKALGAEVVLAEALDAATVTELILRHRPEILITHPVDDVHPDHRRIAGAVMEGLVDAVIATGHPKKLYACDTYNSLTLSGPVAASVIVDVTATFEQKMTALREHRSQPITEHFGPMAENLGSLWGARIGASRAEAFTALPILGRLPGAAHL, from the coding sequence ATGGCGCACCCCGACGACCCGGAACTGTGGGCCGGCGGCACCCTCGCCCTGCACGCCCGCACCGCCCCGGTCATCGCCGCCGTCCAGGCGCACGACACCGTGCGCAACGCCGAGGCCGTCGCCGGCGGGAAGGCCCTGGGCGCCGAGGTCGTCCTCGCCGAGGCGCTCGACGCGGCCACCGTCACCGAGCTGATCCTTCGCCACCGGCCCGAGATCCTCATCACCCACCCCGTCGACGATGTCCACCCCGACCACCGGCGCATCGCGGGCGCCGTCATGGAAGGGCTCGTGGACGCCGTCATAGCCACCGGCCACCCCAAGAAGCTCTACGCCTGCGACACCTACAACTCCCTGACCCTCAGCGGCCCCGTCGCCGCATCGGTGATCGTGGACGTCACCGCCACCTTCGAGCAGAAGATGACGGCCCTGCGTGAACACCGCTCGCAGCCCATCACCGAGCACTTCGGCCCCATGGCCGAGAACCTCGGCTCGCTGTGGGGTGCGCGGATCGGAGCCTCGCGCGCCGAAGCGTTCACCGCGCTACCGATCCTCGGCCGGCTCCCCGGCGCCGCGCACCTGTAA
- a CDS encoding DUF6884 domain-containing protein, producing the protein MSAPVPLPGTLVMAGCSRRKATTASPVPALDLYQGGIVPQLRDRLAGHAQVLERVCFLSAEHGLLGARSPVLPYERPLTDARARLLRPAVCAAVRERLDALDHHPAQILLVAEPAYLSLLADVLGDEDRPRIRWITDPRAWDEASAVLDDWNWP; encoded by the coding sequence GTGAGCGCCCCCGTGCCTCTGCCCGGCACCCTGGTCATGGCCGGGTGCTCCCGGCGCAAGGCCACCACTGCGAGCCCGGTGCCCGCGCTCGACCTGTACCAGGGCGGCATCGTCCCGCAGCTACGCGACCGGCTGGCCGGACACGCCCAGGTGCTGGAGCGGGTGTGTTTCCTGTCAGCCGAGCATGGTCTTCTCGGAGCCCGCTCGCCGGTCCTGCCCTACGAGCGGCCGCTGACCGACGCCCGCGCCCGCCTGCTGCGGCCGGCGGTCTGCGCCGCCGTCCGTGAACGCCTCGACGCGCTGGACCACCACCCTGCGCAGATCCTCCTCGTCGCCGAACCGGCCTATCTGTCGCTGCTGGCCGATGTCCTCGGCGACGAGGACCGGCCGCGCATCCGGTGGATCACCGACCCCCGCGCCTGGGACGAAGCTTCTGCCGTACTCGACGATTGGAACTGGCCGTGA
- a CDS encoding formylglycine-generating enzyme family protein → MTPTITPAQRPGHGICWVPVPSGTCLFGDRSRPIKVRALEWTRTPITPAQLGAGVSTAPMTGLSQSEAAEIARGLGGRLPRSVEWEYAASGPGRRTYPWGEAAPAAHLANLRSGPGTTTEVGSHPGGATPEGLLDMVGNCWEWTSSSVLGDGFILRGGSYDSPDLYAKCTFLNAAPAELASAGIGFRVVRET, encoded by the coding sequence ATGACGCCCACCATCACCCCCGCCCAACGGCCGGGGCACGGAATCTGCTGGGTGCCGGTCCCCTCCGGGACCTGCCTCTTCGGAGACCGCAGTCGGCCGATCAAGGTCCGGGCGCTGGAATGGACCCGGACCCCCATTACCCCTGCCCAGCTCGGCGCGGGAGTCAGTACGGCGCCGATGACCGGGCTGTCCCAGTCCGAGGCCGCCGAGATCGCCCGTGGACTCGGCGGGCGCCTGCCGCGCTCCGTGGAGTGGGAGTACGCCGCCTCCGGCCCCGGCCGGCGCACATATCCCTGGGGGGAAGCCGCCCCGGCGGCCCACCTCGCGAACCTGCGCAGTGGTCCCGGCACCACCACCGAGGTCGGCTCCCACCCGGGTGGCGCGACCCCGGAGGGACTCCTGGACATGGTGGGGAACTGCTGGGAATGGACCTCCAGCTCCGTCCTGGGCGACGGTTTCATCCTGCGGGGCGGCTCGTACGACTCCCCTGACCTCTACGCGAAGTGCACCTTCCTCAACGCCGCACCCGCCGAACTGGCTTCGGCCGGGATCGGCTTCCGGGTGGTGAGGGAGACGTGA
- a CDS encoding 7-carboxy-7-deazaguanine synthase QueE, whose protein sequence is MNAGALHLLSSSVTDDRQLSVAETFGPTFQGEGPSTGRQALFIRLSRCNLSCGQGQLARWACDTPETWDFKRFDPRDPAVSRRQSVESLTEWALAVPTRLIVITGGEPMIQMSGLTRLARALHGAGREIEIETNGTFIPSGELVGYVRAFNVSPKLSTAGGRASARIVPAALRALAESGKARFKFVISHPGDLVEAAELVERFALSEVWVMPEGVSSKAVLDGMREMAQEALRLGFNLSPRLHTLLWEDERGR, encoded by the coding sequence ATGAACGCCGGCGCGCTCCATCTCCTGTCGAGCTCTGTGACGGACGACCGGCAGTTATCGGTCGCGGAGACGTTCGGGCCCACCTTCCAGGGGGAGGGCCCCTCCACGGGCAGGCAGGCCCTGTTCATACGGCTCTCGCGGTGCAACCTGTCGTGCGGGCAGGGCCAGCTGGCCCGGTGGGCTTGCGACACCCCCGAGACGTGGGACTTCAAGAGGTTCGACCCGCGGGATCCGGCCGTCTCCCGCCGGCAGAGTGTGGAGTCGCTCACCGAGTGGGCGCTCGCCGTCCCCACCCGCCTGATTGTGATCACCGGCGGGGAGCCGATGATCCAGATGTCCGGTCTGACACGGCTGGCCCGCGCCCTGCACGGGGCCGGTCGGGAGATCGAGATCGAGACGAACGGGACGTTCATCCCCAGCGGTGAGCTGGTGGGATACGTGCGCGCGTTCAACGTGTCGCCGAAGCTGTCCACCGCCGGCGGCCGGGCGTCGGCCCGTATCGTCCCGGCGGCGCTGCGCGCGCTGGCGGAGAGCGGCAAGGCCCGCTTCAAGTTCGTCATCAGCCACCCCGGGGACCTCGTCGAGGCGGCCGAGCTCGTCGAGCGGTTCGCGCTGAGCGAGGTGTGGGTGATGCCCGAGGGCGTGTCCTCGAAGGCCGTCCTGGACGGGATGCGGGAGATGGCCCAGGAAGCGCTCCGTCTCGGCTTCAACCTGAGCCCCCGGCTTCACACCCTGCTGTGGGAGGACGAGCGTGGCCGGTAG
- a CDS encoding reverse transcriptase domain-containing protein yields the protein MPFLVEPLHLKRAARLCMRRASAPGADGQSWAAFRRGLPERLDRLAEDLRLGLWRPGPVKASHVIAYTGKRIDMVMPTVGDRVVHRAMRRAVEPVLETHAFAPWVSGFRPGRNRLTALRQAAQHLRAGLVWVADVDVKQASAGAHTEEVIDWLADHVQDGSFLDRVRIALEALPDPIAPGCGLSPMLLNLRLSRVDSALGGFHVVRFADNYCLFADSQEQAEAANEALTAALGTVRLQPHPGKSRIRPAANAEDLFLING from the coding sequence ATGCCGTTCCTCGTCGAGCCGCTCCATCTCAAGCGAGCCGCCCGGCTGTGCATGCGTCGGGCCTCGGCGCCCGGTGCCGACGGACAGTCCTGGGCGGCGTTCCGCCGGGGACTGCCTGAGCGACTCGACCGGCTCGCCGAAGACCTCCGCCTGGGGCTGTGGCGTCCCGGGCCGGTCAAGGCGTCGCACGTCATCGCCTACACCGGCAAGCGGATCGACATGGTGATGCCGACGGTGGGTGACCGCGTCGTCCATCGGGCGATGCGCCGCGCCGTCGAACCGGTCCTGGAGACGCACGCGTTCGCGCCGTGGGTCTCCGGGTTCCGGCCGGGACGCAATCGGCTCACCGCGCTGCGCCAGGCGGCGCAGCACCTTCGCGCCGGCCTGGTGTGGGTCGCCGACGTCGACGTGAAGCAGGCGTCGGCCGGCGCCCATACCGAGGAAGTCATCGACTGGCTCGCCGATCACGTCCAGGATGGCTCCTTCCTCGACCGGGTCCGTATAGCCCTGGAGGCGCTGCCCGACCCGATCGCTCCCGGGTGCGGCCTGAGCCCGATGCTCTTGAACCTGCGCCTTTCTCGTGTCGACTCCGCACTGGGCGGCTTCCACGTCGTGCGGTTCGCCGACAACTACTGCCTGTTCGCGGACAGCCAGGAGCAGGCCGAAGCAGCGAACGAGGCCCTGACCGCGGCTCTTGGAACGGTCCGGCTGCAGCCCCACCCGGGCAAGAGCCGGATCCGGCCGGCGGCCAACGCCGAAGACCTCTTCCTGATCAACGGATGA